In Marivirga salinae, a single window of DNA contains:
- a CDS encoding glycosyltransferase family 4 protein, with the protein MHIAFEAKRAFNNFTGLGNYSRFVISALKEHYPEEQYSLFTPKISKREEAKNFYKENKDITVLPSGLWKAGSLKSAWRSNRIGKLAVKQNADVFHGLSNELPSGLKGNTKKIVTIHDLIFLRYPDYYPFIDRKIYKKKFKSACKKADEIIAISEQTKNDIIEFFDIDAAKINVVYQGVHPIYNQDLKTRRLLYLLDQYSLHQPYFLYVGSIEDRKNAKDLVQAFKLVLDQVKHDLLLLIIGKKTDYQREVEKEINSLKLGQSVRIYNNIPFTELPYLYKGAVASVYPSSFEGFGIPVLESLSVGTSVVTGNQSAMKEAGGEHALYADPKNHEELAAQMVKLAEDNDFNEHLIKNVDAHLAKFSSRKIAGDLMDLYKK; encoded by the coding sequence ATGCATATAGCTTTTGAAGCCAAACGTGCTTTCAACAATTTTACTGGATTAGGTAATTATAGTCGATTTGTAATTTCTGCTTTAAAAGAGCATTATCCAGAGGAGCAGTACTCACTTTTTACTCCAAAAATATCTAAACGCGAGGAGGCTAAAAATTTTTATAAAGAGAATAAAGACATTACAGTTCTACCATCAGGACTTTGGAAAGCAGGTTCTTTAAAAAGTGCGTGGCGCTCCAACAGGATAGGGAAGCTGGCTGTAAAACAAAATGCCGATGTTTTCCATGGTTTGAGTAATGAGTTACCAAGTGGATTGAAAGGCAATACTAAGAAAATTGTCACCATTCATGATTTGATTTTCTTACGCTATCCTGACTATTACCCATTTATCGATAGGAAAATATATAAGAAAAAATTTAAGTCAGCCTGTAAAAAAGCAGATGAAATTATTGCTATCAGCGAACAAACGAAAAATGATATCATTGAATTTTTTGATATTGATGCAGCTAAAATTAATGTAGTCTATCAAGGAGTGCATCCAATTTATAATCAGGATTTGAAAACTAGAAGATTATTGTATTTGCTTGATCAGTATAGTTTACACCAACCTTATTTCTTGTATGTAGGGTCGATTGAAGATAGAAAAAATGCCAAGGATTTGGTTCAGGCTTTTAAATTAGTTTTAGATCAGGTTAAGCATGATTTATTACTTTTGATTATCGGAAAAAAAACAGACTATCAAAGAGAAGTGGAAAAAGAGATTAATTCGTTGAAACTTGGTCAAAGTGTTCGAATTTATAATAATATTCCTTTTACAGAATTGCCTTATCTTTATAAAGGAGCGGTAGCTTCGGTTTATCCTTCCAGTTTTGAAGGTTTCGGTATTCCGGTATTGGAATCGCTATCAGTGGGCACTTCAGTTGTTACGGGTAATCAATCCGCTATGAAAGAAGCAGGAGGAGAGCACGCACTTTATGCAGACCCAAAAAATCACGAAGAGCTAGCTGCACAGATGGTGAAATTAGCTGAAGATAATGATTTTAATGAACATCTGATTAAGAATGTAGATGCTCACTTGGCAAAGTTTTCATCAAGAAAGATCGCTGGGGATTTGATGGATTTGTATAAAAAGTAG
- a CDS encoding glycosyltransferase family 4 protein, whose translation MEVLMIGPGNPNPQNSGLGIACYHIAQNLAKNVHLKLFSVESAEELADQETETSRTETLNRQKLTNKKQLNADLVHLSVKSELNPYFYASSVEIEQHQNDNKNIEISVQEALEDFSQIIISKSRNLDFDIIYAHDWTAIPASKNLKELSGKPFVLHIHALDYDRAGKISNSWLFDLEKEGMQIADLVIAVSEYHKKIMVKEYGIKASKIKVIHHGIDELQVSDYKAPFDEDIILFCGRLSLQKGAKTFIDIADALLKKEKNLRFVVTGQGELLEEMIASSTEKAILDKIHFTGHLPQEDVFAIMKASQVMVMPSLSEPFGLSALEAVSLELPVVLSKNCGVAEVLKDVPKVVKSNIDSYVTAIREILTNREQSSKIAKDNAESVKKRNWETVSDDIFSALKQELKNG comes from the coding sequence ATGGAGGTATTAATGATAGGTCCCGGGAATCCAAACCCACAAAACAGTGGATTAGGAATTGCCTGTTATCATATTGCTCAAAATTTAGCTAAAAATGTGCATTTAAAGCTTTTTTCAGTTGAAAGTGCAGAAGAATTAGCTGATCAGGAAACAGAAACCAGCAGAACCGAAACACTAAACCGACAAAAATTAACCAACAAAAAGCAACTGAATGCCGATTTGGTTCACCTTTCCGTTAAAAGTGAGTTGAATCCTTATTTCTATGCAAGTAGTGTTGAAATAGAACAGCACCAAAATGACAATAAAAATATAGAAATCTCTGTACAGGAAGCCCTAGAAGATTTCAGTCAAATAATAATTTCGAAAAGCAGAAATCTAGATTTTGATATTATTTATGCTCATGACTGGACAGCCATTCCTGCCTCTAAAAATTTGAAAGAACTGAGCGGCAAACCATTTGTACTGCACATTCATGCTTTAGATTATGACAGAGCCGGAAAAATAAGCAACTCATGGTTATTCGATTTGGAAAAAGAAGGCATGCAAATAGCCGATTTAGTGATTGCGGTAAGCGAATACCATAAAAAAATTATGGTAAAAGAATACGGAATTAAAGCCTCTAAAATAAAAGTAATTCACCATGGAATTGATGAATTACAAGTGTCTGATTATAAAGCACCATTTGATGAGGATATTATTCTGTTTTGCGGAAGATTAAGTCTGCAAAAAGGAGCTAAAACTTTTATTGATATAGCAGACGCTTTATTAAAAAAGGAGAAAAATCTTCGTTTTGTAGTAACAGGACAAGGAGAATTACTAGAAGAAATGATTGCCTCTTCAACTGAAAAAGCTATTCTAGATAAAATACATTTTACTGGTCATCTTCCTCAAGAGGATGTTTTTGCCATTATGAAAGCATCTCAGGTGATGGTGATGCCTTCATTATCAGAACCTTTTGGATTGTCAGCATTAGAAGCCGTTAGTTTAGAATTACCAGTGGTTTTATCTAAAAATTGCGGAGTAGCAGAAGTTTTGAAAGATGTGCCCAAGGTGGTAAAAAGCAATATTGACAGCTATGTAACAGCTATTAGAGAAATACTGACGAATAGAGAGCAATCTTCAAAAATTGCAAAAGATAATGCAGAATCTGTTAAGAAAAGAAATTGGGAGACGGTTTCAGATGATATATTTTCAGCTTTAAAGCAAGAATTGAAAAATGGATAA
- a CDS encoding M16 family metallopeptidase, whose protein sequence is MNRYKIKTLENGIRVIHQPVSNSKIVHCGFALDIGSRDEKPHQVGIAHFWEHMAFKGTKRRKTFHILNRLDSVGGELNAYTTKEKIFFHASVLEQYLDKAMDLLVDITFQSIFPEKQIEKERQVILEEMAMYKDSPEDDIQDQFDEVIFSGHPLGNNILGTEESLKSFTRQHFLEFLEENLDTERTVFSIVGDISEKKLERYTKKYLEPIEHHKRKRDRIPFDIYQPNTINFNKEISQSQCAIGATAYPIHHPKRLAFFMLVNILGGPGMNSRLNMALREKHGFVYAIDAGYHPFTDTALFSIFFGTDPGQLPKSIKLVKKELRKLQEKPLGSLQLHVAKQQLMGQLAMAEENNMSYMLMMGRSLLDKDKIESLDELFEQIKLVSAKDLQDTAHEIFADDRLSILTYKAKRR, encoded by the coding sequence ATGAATCGATATAAAATAAAGACTTTAGAAAACGGAATTAGAGTTATCCACCAGCCGGTAAGCAACTCAAAAATAGTGCATTGCGGTTTTGCTTTGGACATTGGAAGCCGTGATGAAAAACCACATCAGGTGGGAATTGCTCATTTTTGGGAGCACATGGCTTTTAAAGGCACAAAAAGACGAAAAACCTTCCACATTCTCAATAGACTAGATTCTGTTGGTGGTGAATTAAATGCCTACACTACCAAAGAAAAGATTTTCTTCCATGCTTCAGTGTTGGAGCAATATCTGGATAAAGCAATGGATTTATTGGTGGATATCACTTTTCAATCTATTTTCCCTGAAAAACAAATTGAAAAAGAAAGACAAGTCATTTTGGAAGAAATGGCGATGTACAAAGATTCTCCTGAAGATGATATTCAAGACCAATTCGATGAGGTGATTTTCTCTGGGCATCCTTTAGGAAATAATATCTTAGGGACTGAAGAAAGCCTGAAAAGTTTTACCAGACAGCATTTCTTGGAGTTTTTGGAAGAAAATTTAGATACTGAGCGTACCGTTTTTTCTATTGTGGGAGATATCTCGGAAAAAAAACTAGAACGTTACACTAAAAAATATTTAGAACCGATTGAGCATCATAAAAGAAAAAGAGATAGAATTCCTTTTGATATTTATCAGCCTAACACTATAAATTTTAATAAGGAAATATCACAATCTCAATGTGCAATTGGTGCCACTGCCTACCCTATTCACCATCCAAAAAGATTAGCTTTCTTTATGTTGGTTAATATTTTGGGAGGCCCTGGAATGAACAGTAGATTAAATATGGCACTAAGGGAAAAACACGGATTTGTTTATGCTATTGATGCCGGATACCATCCCTTTACGGACACAGCACTTTTCAGTATATTTTTCGGAACCGATCCAGGACAACTTCCGAAAAGCATTAAACTAGTGAAAAAGGAATTAAGGAAGTTGCAGGAAAAACCTTTGGGGAGTTTGCAATTGCACGTAGCCAAACAGCAACTGATGGGGCAATTAGCCATGGCAGAAGAAAATAATATGAGCTATATGCTAATGATGGGTAGAAGCTTATTGGATAAAGATAAAATCGAATCTTTAGATGAGCTTTTTGAGCAAATAAAGCTGGTTTCTGCTAAAGATCTACAAGATACCGCACATGAAATTTTTGCTGATGATCGATTGAGCATCTTAACATACAAAGCCAAAAGAAGATAA
- a CDS encoding O-methyltransferase, producing the protein MEFLDPDLEKYIEAHTEPESELLYKINRETHTEVLKPRMLSGHLQGRVLSMLSHMIQPENILEIGTYTGYSALCMAEGLKDNGKLITLDVNEELEERVREYFQSSEYSDKIEMKIGKALEIMPTLNKTWDMVFIDADKSNYLNYYKLCIDQVRKGGYILVDNVLWSGKVLEKNRKKLDKDTESMLEFNEFVHQDDRVQNVLFAIRDGLMILRKK; encoded by the coding sequence ATGGAGTTTTTAGATCCAGATTTAGAGAAATATATTGAAGCCCATACTGAGCCCGAAAGTGAGTTGCTTTATAAAATCAATAGAGAGACGCATACCGAGGTGCTAAAACCGCGAATGCTTAGTGGTCATTTGCAAGGCAGGGTTTTATCCATGCTCTCTCATATGATTCAACCTGAAAACATATTAGAAATTGGGACATATACAGGCTATTCTGCTCTTTGCATGGCAGAAGGATTGAAAGATAATGGGAAACTCATTACCCTAGATGTAAATGAAGAATTGGAAGAAAGAGTAAGAGAATATTTCCAATCATCAGAATATTCTGATAAAATTGAAATGAAAATAGGCAAAGCATTGGAAATTATGCCAACACTCAATAAAACTTGGGACATGGTGTTTATAGATGCCGATAAATCAAATTATTTAAACTACTATAAACTTTGTATTGACCAAGTCAGAAAAGGAGGTTATATTTTGGTTGACAATGTATTGTGGAGTGGAAAAGTGTTGGAGAAAAACAGAAAAAAATTAGATAAAGACACTGAAAGTATGCTGGAATTCAACGAATTTGTGCATCAAGATGACCGAGTTCAAAATGTACTATTCGCAATCCGTGATGGATTAATGATTTTAAGAAAAAAATGA